In bacterium, a single window of DNA contains:
- the thrS gene encoding threonine--tRNA ligase, whose protein sequence is MKDINDVQNSAVNGADNNSIEAIRHSLSHLLAAATLELYPTTKVTLGPSIENGFYYDMDFETAIKDEDLQPIEDKMREILPTWKGEFTHKDVTPEEAREFFKGNPFKLELIEEIAKKGEQITLYTSGKFTDLCRGGHAKDLSTIDPLSFKLNKIAGAYWRGDEKNKMLTRVYGFAFPSKAELDIFLNQQEEAKKRDHRKLGKELKLFTISDLVGSGLPLFQPKGMILRKMVEEYLWELHKDNGYDRVWTPHLAKAELYEVSGHGAHYLADMFAVHGGTSKEDFYMKPMNCPHHMQLFADNQFSYRDMPIRYFEPATVYRDEKTGQLGGLTRVRAITQDDGHLFCRANQIQQEVKTIVEIIKSFYITMGMIDGYKVRLSLRGDTDRESYLGGDEIWDTAEGALRQVCEEEKLPYFEGKGEAAFYGPKLDFMFKDAIGREWQLATIQCDFNMPKRFELSFINEKGEKETPVVIHRAIAGSLERFLGVMIEHFAGSFPVWISPVQVKVVPIGERQFEYAKEVYTALKKADIRVELDESNESLGKKIRNAKTEKIPYVLVIGDKEIEAKAVTVEGRNDAKLGQMSVDAFIEKISTEKSDRKLD, encoded by the coding sequence ATGAAAGATATAAACGATGTTCAAAACAGCGCCGTAAACGGTGCAGATAATAATTCCATAGAGGCAATTAGACACTCCCTCTCTCACCTTCTAGCGGCTGCCACCCTAGAGTTATATCCAACAACCAAAGTTACCTTGGGACCCTCAATTGAAAATGGATTCTACTATGATATGGATTTTGAGACAGCAATTAAAGATGAAGACTTGCAACCAATAGAGGATAAGATGCGTGAAATTCTTCCAACATGGAAAGGAGAATTTACACACAAAGATGTTACACCAGAAGAGGCCAGAGAATTTTTTAAAGGTAATCCTTTCAAACTAGAGTTGATTGAAGAAATCGCCAAAAAAGGAGAGCAAATTACACTTTATACTTCAGGTAAGTTTACAGACCTTTGTCGTGGTGGTCACGCAAAAGATCTTTCAACTATTGATCCACTATCATTTAAATTGAATAAAATTGCTGGTGCTTATTGGAGAGGAGACGAAAAGAATAAAATGTTAACTCGTGTCTACGGTTTTGCATTTCCATCAAAAGCAGAACTTGATATTTTTCTTAATCAACAAGAAGAAGCAAAAAAACGTGATCACAGAAAATTAGGAAAAGAATTAAAACTTTTCACAATTTCAGATCTTGTTGGCTCAGGTCTTCCTCTATTCCAACCAAAAGGAATGATTTTAAGAAAGATGGTAGAAGAATATCTTTGGGAACTTCACAAAGATAACGGATATGACAGAGTTTGGACTCCACACCTTGCTAAGGCAGAATTATATGAAGTATCAGGACACGGCGCTCACTACTTAGCAGATATGTTTGCAGTACACGGTGGAACAAGTAAGGAAGACTTTTACATGAAGCCAATGAACTGCCCTCATCACATGCAATTATTTGCTGATAATCAGTTCTCATATAGGGATATGCCAATTAGATACTTTGAACCGGCAACAGTTTATAGAGATGAAAAGACTGGACAATTGGGTGGATTAACTAGAGTTCGCGCTATTACACAAGATGATGGACACCTTTTCTGTAGAGCAAATCAAATTCAGCAAGAGGTTAAAACAATTGTTGAAATAATCAAAAGCTTCTACATTACAATGGGGATGATCGATGGATACAAGGTTCGTCTTTCACTTAGAGGTGATACTGACAGAGAGAGTTATCTAGGTGGAGATGAAATCTGGGATACAGCAGAAGGAGCTCTTAGACAAGTTTGTGAGGAAGAAAAACTTCCATACTTTGAAGGTAAAGGTGAGGCAGCTTTCTATGGACCAAAATTAGACTTTATGTTTAAGGATGCGATTGGTCGTGAATGGCAACTTGCAACAATTCAATGTGACTTTAATATGCCAAAAAGATTTGAATTAAGTTTCATCAATGAGAAGGGTGAAAAAGAAACACCAGTGGTTATTCATCGTGCTATTGCTGGATCACTTGAGAGATTTTTGGGAGTTATGATTGAGCACTTTGCTGGATCATTTCCAGTATGGATATCCCCTGTTCAAGTTAAAGTTGTTCCAATTGGTGAGAGACAATTTGAGTATGCAAAAGAAGTTTATACCGCACTTAAAAAAGCAGATATACGAGTTGAACTTGATGAATCAAATGAAAGTCTGGGTAAGAAAATTAGAAATGCTAAAACAGAAAAGATTCCTTATGTACTAGTCATTGGTGATAAAGAAATTGAAGCAAAAGCAGTAACTGTTGAAGGAAGAAATGATGCAAAACTTGGACAAATGAGTGTTGATGCTTTCATAGAAAAGATAAGTACAGAAAAATCTGATAGAAAACTAGACTAG
- a CDS encoding NYN domain-containing protein: MPLQSRINMYIDSANLHKSAKGLGFEIDYKRLRIWLSQKYNINKFYLFIGYMEQNLKTYEYLKGCGFNIIFKHTLFIGNSTKGNCDAELVLKIVSDYYEKSFSKCFLITGDGDFGCVVEFLRDRGVFSALISPDERNCSFLLKNKNIEITFLNHHYSKFSIKSKL, from the coding sequence ATGCCTCTACAGTCAAGAATAAACATGTACATTGATAGTGCTAATTTACATAAATCCGCCAAAGGACTGGGTTTTGAAATCGACTATAAGAGATTAAGAATCTGGCTTAGCCAGAAATATAATATAAATAAATTTTACCTCTTTATTGGATACATGGAACAGAATCTGAAAACATATGAATATCTAAAGGGGTGCGGTTTTAATATAATATTCAAACATACATTATTTATTGGAAACAGTACAAAAGGTAATTGTGATGCTGAACTAGTTTTAAAAATAGTATCCGATTATTATGAGAAGTCTTTTAGTAAATGTTTCCTAATTACCGGCGACGGTGATTTTGGCTGTGTTGTGGAATTCCTACGAGACAGAGGTGTTTTTAGTGCACTAATTTCACCAGATGAAAGAAATTGCTCGTTTTTGCTTAAAAATAAAAATATTGAAATAACATTTTTAAATCATCATTATTCTAAATTTTCTATAAAGTCCAAGTTGTAA
- a CDS encoding ABC-F family ATP-binding cassette domain-containing protein → MAQNEIIIRFDKVSFEYGHNKPILEEASFSVAGGAKITFMGQNGAGKTTIFKLITGDFAPESGNVHIGHGLTIAISKQVIPKADMELNVREYFEKCFDKKVYDIDPRIEDILEVVNLHAPHDRIVKSFSGGQQARLLLASALIQDPDILLLDEPTNNLDKEGIAHLTSFIKNYKKTVIVISHDADFLNAFTDGVLYLDIFTRKVEQYVGDYFSLLKEIKARIEKENRKNAMLAKEIQENKDKANFFANKGGQMRLVAKRMRDRAEELEEEKVDTRREDKTIRPFIIPSQPDIAGELLHISSFKTFNPKTHKVQERKVNIELRKKQHMLLVGPNGIGKSTLLESLASMTNPDAKIADGVRVGYYRQDFSTLNFSDTVYESLNGVMQKKSEEVLRSTAAGFLINGEMMKTKIESLSEGQKGLVAFCRLMLQEPGLLILDEPTNHINFRHLPVIAAALDKYEGAMILVSHVPEFVKQIRIDEILNLEK, encoded by the coding sequence ATGGCTCAAAATGAAATAATAATTAGATTTGATAAAGTGTCTTTTGAATATGGACACAATAAACCAATCCTTGAAGAGGCTAGTTTTTCTGTTGCCGGAGGTGCAAAAATAACTTTCATGGGCCAAAATGGTGCTGGTAAAACTACAATATTTAAGTTAATAACTGGGGATTTTGCACCCGAGTCTGGAAATGTTCACATCGGACATGGTCTAACTATAGCAATTTCAAAACAGGTTATTCCAAAGGCTGATATGGAATTGAATGTTAGAGAATATTTTGAAAAGTGTTTTGATAAGAAGGTTTATGACATTGATCCAAGGATTGAGGATATTTTAGAAGTTGTTAACCTACATGCTCCACATGATAGAATTGTAAAATCTTTCTCAGGGGGTCAACAAGCTAGACTGCTATTGGCGTCTGCATTAATTCAAGATCCAGATATTCTTCTTTTGGATGAGCCTACAAACAACTTGGATAAGGAGGGAATCGCACATCTTACAAGTTTCATTAAAAATTATAAAAAAACAGTTATAGTTATCTCCCACGATGCTGATTTCTTAAATGCATTTACAGATGGAGTTTTGTACTTGGATATTTTTACAAGAAAAGTTGAACAATATGTTGGTGACTACTTTAGTCTTTTGAAAGAAATTAAAGCAAGAATCGAAAAAGAGAACAGAAAGAACGCCATGCTTGCAAAAGAGATTCAGGAAAATAAAGACAAGGCCAACTTCTTTGCAAACAAAGGAGGTCAAATGCGTCTTGTAGCAAAGCGTATGCGCGATAGAGCAGAGGAGCTTGAAGAAGAAAAGGTGGATACGAGAAGAGAAGATAAAACTATTAGACCTTTTATTATTCCATCACAACCTGATATTGCAGGAGAGCTTTTGCATATTAGTTCTTTTAAAACCTTTAATCCAAAGACTCACAAGGTTCAAGAAAGAAAAGTAAATATTGAATTAAGAAAAAAACAACACATGCTTTTGGTTGGTCCTAATGGAATTGGAAAAAGTACACTTTTGGAGTCTCTTGCTTCAATGACAAATCCAGATGCAAAAATTGCAGATGGTGTTCGTGTTGGATACTACAGACAAGACTTCTCTACATTGAACTTCTCAGATACTGTCTATGAATCTCTAAATGGTGTAATGCAAAAGAAGAGTGAAGAGGTACTTCGCTCTACTGCAGCTGGATTTTTAATTAATGGAGAAATGATGAAGACAAAGATCGAGTCTCTTTCTGAAGGTCAAAAAGGTTTAGTTGCTTTCTGTAGGCTTATGTTACAAGAGCCTGGTCTTCTTATTTTGGATGAGCCAACAAACCATATTAACTTTAGACACCTTCCTGTGATTGCAGCTGCTCTTGATAAGTATGAGGGTGCAATGATACTTGTTTCTCACGTTCCAGAATTTGTTAAGCAAATTAGAATTGATGAGATATTGAATTTGGAGAAGTAG
- the dnaE gene encoding DNA polymerase III subunit alpha, translating into MADAKIETKIEDNTPKHPFIHLHNHSHFSLLQAVPKVKDLIKAAVANNMPAVALTDAGNMYGVIEFFKKCKDANIKPIIGVDFFVAARTRHDKEPRIDNKRSRLILLAKNEDGYRNLIRLTTAANFEGFYYKPRIDRELVEKYKENLVCIMPSFSGELSQALVGHNSEHAKETADFYKKHFGDDFYIEITHHEEIEGHEEKMRQLIEFARQENIKLVAAHDTYYIKKEDSKTRDVLMKIADQFGERNRDDEADFSFINQAEADELFKDEPEAILNCKEIMDKCNLEITLGKWLFPEYVVESGRSADDELSYLTYEGIKRRRLEMTDEAKERIEFELSVIKTKGYSAYFLVVADLLRYAHENGILTNIRGSVAGSITTYLTGITNVDPLAYKLPFERFLNPERPSAPDIDMDFADNRRDQMIGYTRDKYGADKVAQIGTFGTMMARGAVKDVARALGYPYTLGDKISKLIPMGQQGFAMTIERAILETPELAELYKRDGEVRIIIDMAQRLEGNARHISVHAAGVVVSPITLTDVVPLQLDPKGGDRIITQYDMRSVDENNAGLMKFDFLGIKNLSQLADAIILAEKIEGIKVDLENIPLDDQKSFDMLARGETIGLFQLNGSGMTRFLKELKPTSIHDINAMVALYRPGPMETIPEYIRRKNDPRLTKYEDPRMEKYLKESFGLIVYQDDLLFSAIELAGYSWLEADKFRKAVGKKNREEMANQKIKLTEGIIKRGQTKGFAERLWKLFEPFQAYGFNKAHAASYGRLAYQTAYMKANFPAIYMAAILTGARGDVAEISTFVDECKRMNIPTLPPDINESFGNFTVIKGGGMDGDGNQTPDSIRFGLYSIKNFGEGIGDVIIEERKSGGKFKTLEDFLNRIKNKNLNKKSLEALVKSGAMDIFGDRGVMIANTQDLLEYNKEQQSRPENQESLFSMFETVTKESEGNKIGGYGPHLKLQELGHATQTEKLAWEKELLGLYLSGHPLDKYREILDKREMNIAKVLEIIAEEEEKERLEIEARSAQEALDAMMSDAFKAEKAEKERLAAEKAKKSQSANKGSGWSGKQPYDKNKKKFDDEGTPVIIAGIIEDAKEIATKKDPTVKMMFLRIADFTGVIEAVVFPKTYELLKSSLVQEKCVIVKGKTSNRNGTPSIIIDTVKELN; encoded by the coding sequence ATGGCAGACGCAAAAATCGAAACAAAAATAGAAGACAACACACCAAAGCACCCATTCATTCACCTTCATAATCACTCACACTTCAGTCTCCTTCAGGCGGTACCAAAAGTTAAAGACCTAATTAAAGCTGCTGTTGCAAATAATATGCCAGCCGTTGCATTAACCGATGCTGGAAACATGTACGGGGTTATTGAGTTCTTCAAGAAATGTAAAGACGCAAATATTAAGCCAATCATTGGTGTAGATTTTTTCGTTGCAGCGAGAACAAGACATGACAAAGAGCCAAGAATAGATAACAAAAGAAGTAGGCTTATACTACTCGCAAAAAATGAGGACGGTTACAGAAATTTAATTAGACTGACAACAGCAGCAAACTTTGAGGGTTTTTATTATAAACCAAGAATTGACCGCGAGCTTGTAGAAAAATATAAGGAAAACTTAGTTTGCATTATGCCGTCATTTAGCGGTGAATTGTCCCAAGCTCTAGTTGGACACAATAGCGAACACGCAAAAGAAACAGCAGATTTTTATAAAAAACATTTTGGCGATGATTTCTATATTGAAATTACTCATCACGAAGAAATCGAGGGTCATGAGGAAAAGATGCGTCAACTTATTGAATTTGCAAGACAAGAAAATATCAAACTTGTTGCAGCACATGACACCTACTATATAAAAAAGGAGGACAGTAAAACTCGTGATGTCTTGATGAAGATTGCAGACCAATTTGGAGAAAGAAACAGAGATGATGAGGCGGATTTTTCCTTCATCAATCAAGCAGAAGCTGATGAACTATTTAAAGATGAACCAGAAGCAATTTTAAATTGCAAAGAAATAATGGATAAATGTAATCTAGAAATTACATTAGGAAAATGGCTGTTTCCAGAATACGTTGTTGAATCAGGAAGATCCGCTGATGATGAGCTTAGTTACTTAACATACGAAGGAATCAAAAGAAGAAGATTGGAAATGACAGATGAAGCAAAAGAAAGAATAGAATTTGAACTCTCGGTTATTAAAACAAAAGGATATTCGGCATACTTCTTGGTGGTTGCGGACCTTCTAAGATATGCTCATGAGAATGGAATTCTAACTAACATTAGAGGTTCCGTTGCTGGCTCCATAACAACATATTTAACAGGTATTACAAACGTAGATCCCCTAGCCTACAAACTTCCATTTGAAAGATTTCTAAACCCAGAGAGACCTTCTGCACCGGATATCGACATGGACTTTGCCGACAATAGGCGTGATCAAATGATTGGATATACTCGTGATAAATACGGTGCTGATAAAGTTGCTCAAATTGGAACATTTGGAACGATGATGGCCCGCGGTGCTGTTAAAGATGTTGCACGCGCACTTGGATACCCATATACATTAGGAGATAAAATATCAAAACTAATTCCCATGGGTCAACAGGGTTTTGCCATGACAATTGAACGTGCAATCCTAGAAACCCCAGAACTTGCTGAGCTTTATAAAAGAGACGGTGAAGTCAGAATAATAATTGACATGGCACAGAGACTTGAGGGAAACGCTAGACACATTTCTGTTCATGCCGCTGGAGTTGTGGTCTCCCCTATTACATTAACCGATGTTGTACCCTTACAACTTGATCCAAAAGGAGGAGACAGAATTATTACACAGTACGACATGCGTTCTGTTGATGAGAACAATGCCGGTCTTATGAAATTTGACTTCCTTGGAATTAAAAATCTTTCACAACTTGCTGATGCAATTATACTAGCGGAAAAAATTGAAGGAATAAAAGTTGATCTAGAAAACATTCCACTGGATGATCAGAAATCTTTTGACATGCTTGCTCGTGGAGAAACAATTGGACTATTCCAATTAAATGGATCCGGAATGACAAGGTTCCTAAAGGAATTGAAGCCTACATCAATTCATGACATCAACGCCATGGTTGCTTTATATCGTCCAGGTCCAATGGAAACTATTCCTGAATACATTAGAAGAAAAAATGACCCTCGCCTTACAAAATATGAGGATCCAAGAATGGAGAAGTATTTGAAAGAATCCTTTGGTCTTATTGTTTATCAGGATGACTTGCTGTTCTCTGCGATTGAGCTTGCTGGATATTCATGGCTTGAAGCTGATAAATTCAGAAAGGCTGTTGGAAAGAAAAATAGAGAGGAAATGGCCAATCAGAAAATAAAATTAACTGAAGGTATTATTAAGCGTGGTCAGACAAAAGGTTTTGCTGAAAGACTTTGGAAATTATTTGAACCGTTTCAAGCTTATGGATTCAATAAAGCTCATGCCGCAAGTTATGGAAGACTCGCATATCAAACGGCATACATGAAGGCCAACTTCCCTGCAATTTATATGGCAGCCATTCTAACTGGTGCACGTGGAGATGTTGCTGAAATTTCAACCTTCGTCGATGAGTGTAAAAGAATGAATATTCCAACTCTTCCACCTGACATAAATGAGAGTTTTGGAAACTTTACTGTTATTAAAGGTGGTGGAATGGACGGTGATGGAAATCAAACTCCTGACTCAATTAGATTTGGACTATATAGTATTAAAAACTTTGGTGAAGGTATTGGCGATGTAATTATTGAAGAAAGAAAAAGTGGCGGTAAATTTAAAACCCTTGAAGATTTTCTAAATAGAATTAAGAATAAAAATCTAAACAAGAAATCTCTGGAAGCATTGGTTAAGTCTGGAGCGATGGATATTTTTGGCGACCGTGGAGTAATGATTGCAAATACACAGGACTTACTTGAATACAATAAGGAACAACAATCTAGACCTGAGAATCAGGAGTCATTATTTTCAATGTTTGAAACGGTAACCAAAGAATCTGAAGGAAATAAAATTGGCGGGTACGGGCCACATTTGAAACTTCAAGAACTTGGACATGCTACCCAAACAGAAAAATTAGCATGGGAAAAAGAGTTACTTGGATTATATCTGTCTGGCCATCCGCTTGATAAATATAGAGAAATACTTGATAAGCGAGAAATGAACATCGCTAAAGTTCTGGAGATAATTGCCGAGGAAGAGGAAAAAGAAAGATTGGAGATTGAAGCAAGAAGCGCACAGGAGGCACTGGATGCAATGATGAGTGATGCATTCAAAGCTGAAAAAGCAGAAAAAGAAAGACTAGCTGCGGAGAAAGCAAAAAAATCACAAAGCGCAAATAAAGGAAGTGGATGGAGTGGAAAACAACCATACGATAAAAACAAAAAAAAGTTTGACGATGAAGGTACGCCTGTAATTATTGCCGGCATTATTGAAGATGCAAAAGAAATTGCAACAAAAAAAGATCCTACAGTGAAAATGATGTTCCTGAGAATTGCAGACTTTACAGGAGTGATTGAGGCTGTGGTATTCCCAAAAACCTATGAACTTCTAAAGAGTAGTTTAGTGCAAGAAAAATGTGTAATTGTAAAAGGTAAAACCTCCAACAGAAATGGAACACCTTCTATTATTATAGATACGGTGAAGGAGCTGAACTAA
- a CDS encoding ribonuclease HII has protein sequence MKKIQSPEIPIKKGLKKSKLWLIGIDEVGRGPLAGPVTLCAFGIQTSDSDFRKNFSTKYPNLILNDSKKITEKKREQIDKALRNEINKNKTNEPYKFLIKSKSAKDIDKLGISICIHEIIKNLLKNFIKSLGISEGQVCILLDGGLKAPPEFVDQETHIKGDVKFAVISAASILAKVHRDRYMRNLLNKDKNLAKYGFDIHKGYGTKKHIESIKKNGLSKEHRITFLKKLITFNKI, from the coding sequence ATGAAGAAAATCCAAAGCCCTGAAATACCAATAAAAAAAGGTCTTAAAAAGAGTAAACTCTGGCTTATTGGAATTGATGAAGTTGGACGGGGTCCTTTAGCAGGTCCAGTTACCTTGTGCGCTTTTGGTATTCAGACATCGGATTCTGATTTCAGAAAAAATTTTTCCACAAAATATCCAAATTTAATACTAAATGATTCCAAAAAAATAACAGAAAAAAAGAGAGAGCAAATAGATAAGGCTTTGAGAAATGAAATTAATAAGAATAAAACTAATGAGCCTTATAAATTTTTAATAAAAAGTAAGAGTGCAAAGGATATTGATAAACTCGGTATCTCTATTTGTATACACGAAATCATAAAAAATCTTCTGAAAAACTTTATAAAATCTTTAGGTATTTCAGAGGGTCAAGTTTGTATACTATTAGATGGAGGGCTCAAAGCTCCTCCTGAATTTGTAGATCAAGAAACCCACATTAAAGGTGATGTAAAATTTGCCGTTATCTCAGCTGCTTCAATTTTAGCAAAAGTGCACAGAGATAGATATATGCGAAACTTATTAAATAAAGATAAAAATCTAGCAAAATATGGTTTTGATATTCACAAAGGTTATGGAACAAAAAAACACATAGAATCTATAAAGAAAAACGGCTTAAGCAAGGAACACAGAATAACATTTCTAAAAAAACTGATAACATTTAATAAAATATAA
- a CDS encoding Bro-N domain-containing protein has product METTKISLFKGKKIRKTLFQNEWWFSVTDVILALTDSADSRDYWYRMKIRVKEEGGFQLSTICRQLKLPAEDGRMRETDCTDTEGIFRIIQSIPSIKAEPFKRWLAKVGYERIQEIENPELATKRTRTLYKLKGYSEDWIEKRMRGIAIRGELTDEWKNRGANEQKDYEILTAEISKATFGVTPNEYKKVKGLKRENLRDHMDDFELIFTMLGERSTTEIHKIENSKGVLKLAKDAKRGGGIAGVAKKQLEKEIGRSVVSKDNFLPKKKTP; this is encoded by the coding sequence ATGGAAACAACAAAAATCTCTTTATTTAAAGGCAAGAAAATAAGAAAAACACTATTTCAAAATGAGTGGTGGTTTTCTGTTACGGATGTAATTCTGGCTCTTACTGATAGTGCAGATTCCCGTGATTATTGGTATAGAATGAAAATAAGGGTTAAAGAAGAAGGCGGTTTTCAACTGTCGACAATTTGTCGACAGTTGAAATTACCAGCCGAAGATGGAAGGATGCGAGAAACCGATTGTACTGATACTGAAGGTATTTTTCGTATTATTCAATCAATTCCATCAATAAAAGCTGAGCCATTTAAGCGGTGGCTTGCAAAAGTTGGTTATGAGCGAATACAAGAAATAGAAAATCCTGAATTGGCAACTAAAAGAACGAGAACACTTTACAAACTAAAGGGATACTCAGAGGATTGGATAGAAAAAAGAATGCGAGGGATTGCTATTCGAGGAGAACTGACAGACGAATGGAAAAATAGAGGGGCAAATGAGCAAAAGGATTATGAAATCTTGACCGCTGAAATATCTAAAGCTACTTTTGGTGTTACGCCAAATGAATACAAAAAAGTAAAAGGGCTTAAGCGAGAAAATCTGCGTGATCATATGGATGATTTTGAGTTGATTTTTACAATGCTGGGTGAACGTTCAACCACAGAAATTCATAAAATTGAAAATTCAAAAGGAGTTTTAAAACTAGCAAAAGATGCCAAACGGGGTGGGGGAATTGCTGGTGTTGCTAAGAAACAATTAGAAAAAGAAATTGGTAGATCTGTAGTATCAAAAGACAATTTCCTACCAAAGAAAAAAACACCATAA